GAGAGTATTTTAAAAGAATATTGGGGTTACGATAAGTTTCGACCATTGCAATTAGAAATTATCGAATCCACTTGTTCAGGCAAAGATACTCTCGGGTTACTTCCTACAGGAGGCGGCAAGTCCATAACTTTTCAGGTTTCAGCACTTTCAAAGTCCGGGATTTGTATCGTTGTTACTCCATTAATAGCCCTTATGAAAGATCAGGTTGAAAACCTGAAAAATAAGAATATTAAAGCTTATACGATCTATTCCGGACAGTCGAAACAAGAGATAGATATCATGCTAAATAATTGCGTTTACGGCGATATTAAGTTTCTGTATGTCTCTCCGGAAAGATTAGGTACCGAAATTTTCAAAGCTCGTGTGCCAGATATGAATGTTAATCTTATTGCTGTTGACGAAGCTCACTGTATATCTCAGTGGGGCTACGATTTTAGACCATCATACTTAAAGATAGCCAATCTGAGACAATTACTACCCAATATTCCTGTCTTAGCACTTACGGCTACTGCCACTTCGAAAGTGGTTGACGATATTCAGGATAAACTAATGTTTAAGCAAAAAAACGTTTTCAAGAAAAGTTTTGAGCGTAAAAACTTGGTTTACTGGGTAAAAGAGAGCGAGAACAAAGATAACGATCTGCTAAAAATCACAAAACGAAATCAGGGGACAGGCATTGTTTATGTCCGCAACAGGCGCAAAACCAAAGAGACTGCCGAGTTCCTTGTGAGAAACGGAATATCTGCCGATTATTACCATGCAGGATTATCGCCCGAACTCCGCGACCTGAAACAGCAAGAGTGGATGGATGACAAAACAAAGGTAATTGTCTCTACTAACGCCTTTGGTATGGGTATCGACAAGTCAGATGTGCGATATGTTGTACATTTAGATTTGCCTGATTCGCTTGAAGCATATTTTCAGGAAGCGGGCAGGGGAGGTCGAGACGAGAAAAAAGCGCATGCAATTTTACTCTACAATCGTCACGATAGGGCTAAGCTTAGGCAAAATCTCACAAACTCATATCCTGAAATAGATTTTATTAAAGATGTTTACGAAAACGTAGGAGCATTTCTCCAAATCCCCATTGGCGCAGGCAAAGGAGGCTCATATAACTTTGAGTTGGGTGAATTTATTACAAAATACAAATACAGTGCGGTAAAAGCTCTTAATGCTCTTAAAATATTAGAGATGGAGGGATATATCGCAGTTACCGAGGAGGTAAATATTCCACCAAGAGTAAAATTTATTGTAAATAGGAACGATTTATATAAATTTCAGGTTGATAAATTGCAGTTCGATGCATTTATAAAACTTCTGCTAAGAAGTTATACGGGCTTGTTTCAGGAGTATGCCGCTGTAGATGAATACGTATTGGCTTCGAAAGCTCAATGCAGTGTCGAAACGGTGCACGAATATTTGGTAACATTAGACAAAATGAAAATTATTGACTATATCCCTCGCTTAGATAAACCGCAAATAGTGATGACCGAGGAGAGACTAGATATCAAAAGCATCTATATCTCCAAAGAACACTACGATGTTCGCAAAAATAATTATCAGGAGAAGATTGAGGCAGCTATAAGATATGCAGAATCGACTCAAATATGTCGTAGTCGTATGTTGTTAGAATATTTTGGAGATACATCAGCCAATAATTGTGGGCAGTGCGATATTTGTCTCAAAAATCGCAAAAATTCGGTATCAGTCAAGTCGTTTGGAGAGATAAAAGAGGAAATACTCGGTTTATTTGATGTTAAGCCAATGAAGTTAGTAAATTTGGTTGATGAGTTGCATTACGAAGAGAACTATATTTTACACGTTCTACAGTGGTTGTTGGATAATAATTCGATATATAAAAACAGTCAAGGAGAGTACGAAAAGAAGAAAACAAAATAGTAACTATATGGATAACAGTGAGATAAATGAAAGATTGATAACAGAGTTCGTAACCATGTCTGCAGAATATTGCAGGGCATTGAATAGTTTAGATCAATTTACGCCACACGGGTTTGCAACATTTTCGTTGCAACTGCTACCGATGCTATATGTCAGAGCCTTTAGCCTGCCAAGTTTTGATGATTATGACCGCGAAGCAGTCGAAAAATTTGTCACAGAGGAGGAGTGGACGCGAGTAAAACTGCAACTCTCAAAGCTGTTTGGCAAAAACGACAAATATGCCGAGCAGTTTACCCGTTTTGGGGATGAAGCAACCGAATCGCTCTCGGAAAATTTGGCAGACGTCTATCAAGATCTCAAAGATTTTACGCAGTTGATAGCATTCGGCATAGATGACGCAATTGTCGAAGCTGTTGGCGAGGTAAAACATAATTTTGAAGATTATTGGGGACAGCGATTGCTAAATGCTTTGCGAGCAATGCACAATCTGTATTTTGACAACAAATTTTCGAAAGAACCTGTCTTCAAGGTGACAGAAGATTATTAAAAACTCATATTTGATGATTGATTTTGATAAAGAGATTACAAGAGACATTATAGATCAACTACCATTGAAATCGTTTGAGGGTGAGATAGTTGTCGTTTCCGACCCATCATTTTTAGATGAAGTTGTAAATGAGATTTCAAAATCGAAAGTTTTAGGTTTTGATACCGAAACGCGACCAGTGTTTAAAAAAGGCGAGAAACGAAATATCAGCCTGTTGCAACTTTACGATGGAAACAGGGCTTATCTGTTTAGAATCAACAAAATGGGATTTGCAGAACAGTTAAAAGAGATATTGCAAAATAAAGATATAATAAAAGCCGGTGCAGCTGTTCATGACGATATTAAGGGACTACGAAAGTTAAGCTCCTTTAATCCGCAAGGATTTGTTGATTTGCAAAAAGTAGCAAATCAATTTCATATCAACGGCATAAGTGTCAGGAAATTAGCGGCACGAATTTTAGAAATCAAAATCAGTAAAAGGCAACAACTTTCAAATTGGGATAACGATATACTTGAAGCCTCGCAAATACGCTATGCAGCAACCGATGCATGGATTTGCTATCTGCTATATTTTGAACTCAAAAAAATGCAGGAAGAGTTAGGCAAAAACTCAAATATAACTACTAATAAAAACCGATTTAACACAACCTCCAATGAGCAATAAATACCCCACAATCATCATAAAACGAGGGAAAGAGCATGCTATAAAACGCCGTCACCCATGGATTTTTACAGGAGCAATCGACAAGTACGACAAAAACCTAACTGATGGCTCTATTGTACGCATTATCGACCACGGAGGGGAGTTTTTAGCCTTGGGTCACTTTTCTGATGGACCCTCAATAGCAGTTAGAATTTTTGCATTTGAAGAAGCTGAAATTAACTACACCTTTTGGTTAAACAAAGTTAAGGCTGCCCACAATCTACGCATGGCAATGATAAGCAGAACGCCAGAAACCAACGTATATAGGCTGATACATGGCGAGGGAGACGGCTTGCCCGGGCTTATTATCGACATCTACGGAGATTCAGCAGTAGTGCAGTTCCACAGTATCGGAATGTGGAGCGAGCGCGAGCATATTAAGAATGCTTTGATTGAAATTTATGGTGGCAATTTAAAAACCATTTACAATAAAAGCAGTGAAACTATGCCAGCAGCCTTTAAAGACGAAGTGTCAGACGGTTTTTGGTTGGGTGCCGATGAAAATGGAATTGTGTTAGAGTACGGCAATAAATTTATTGTTGACTGGATTGAGGGTCAAAAAACAGGCTTTTTTATTGATCAACGCGAGAATCGACAACTCCTAAAACAATACGCTGCAGGGCGTACCGTATGTAATATGTTCGGCTACACAGGAGGTTTTTCCGTTTACGCACTGGCTGGCAACGCTTTGAGTGTCGATACAATAGACAGTTCAAAAACAGCAGTAGCCAAAGCATCGCAGAACGTAGCACTGAATTTCCCAGAAGCCAATAACCACCGAGCAATTGAGGATAACGCTTTCACTTATCTATCAAATTTCGGTTCGAAGTACAACCTCATTATTCTTGACCCGCCCGCGTTTGCAAAACATCACGGTGCTATAGACAATGCCCTGAAAGGCTATAAGCGTATTAACCAAATAGCAATGGAAAAAATAGAACCAAACGGCATTATTTTCACATTTAGCTGTTCGCAAGCTGTAAGCATGGCAGAGTTCAAGAAGTCAGTTTTTGTAGCGGCTGCCAATGCAAAGCGCAATGTGCGTATCCTGCACCAATTGTCGCAACCAACCGACCATCCAATCAGCATTTTTCACCCCGAGGGGGAATATTTAAAGGGATTGGTGTTACACGTTGAATGAATATCAATTAGCAATGTGCAATGAACAATTAATACCGATTGGACACATGCTATAGCCCAAATTTCGCTGTAGTGTTTGTACAATTGGTATAAAACAAGAAAACCTCTTAACTCGAAACACACAATCCAAGAAATCAACTGACTGAAAGTCTGACAATTGTTCATTGTTCATTGTTAATTGCTTAACGCATTGTGACAATCTCGTCCCGGTCTGGACCCACAGAGATGTAAGCAACAGGTACATTCACAAAATCTTCAATAAATTTTACAAACTCTAAAAACTGTTTAGGAAAATCTTTTTTATTACGAACTTTGTTTATTGGTGAGTTCCAACCCTTTAAGGTCTTGTAAACAGGTTCAATTTTTCTATCGGTATCGAAAGGAAACCTGTCTGTCTCTTTTCCTTCTACGATATATTTTGTACATACCTTAACCTCTGAAAAGGTGTCCATAACGTCAGATTTTGTCAACAACAACTGAGTAACACCATTAAGCATTACAACATATTTAAGTGCTACTAAATCAAGCCATCCGCAACGGCGTGGTCGTCCTGTTGTACTGCCATATTCGCGACCAATATCGCGGAGTTTTTGCCCAGCTTCGTCAAACAGTTCAGTTGGGAAAGGTCCGGAACCAACACGTGTGCAATATCCTTTTACAATTCCGATAACTTCGCCAATTCGGTGTGGAGCAATCCCCATTCCTGTACAGGCTCCACCACAAGTTGTGTTCGAGGATGTTACAAACGGATACGAACCAAAATCAATATCCAACATCGCACCTTGAGCTCCTTCTGCTAATATTCGCTTGTTGCTGTTTAGCAAGTTGTTTATCTCATATTCAGAGTCAATAAATTCAAATTCGAGCATTGTTGCCAATGAGTTAAAAAATATCTCCTCTCGTTCAGCTAAGTTAAGAGTCTCTTTTATAGGCGATAATACAGAATCATACAATGCACGAGCCTCGTAATATTTATCTTTAAAATCGGGACGTTCTATATCTCCAACTCTTAGCCCCTCACGCCCTATTTTGTCGCGATATGCAGGCGCAATACCTTTAAGCGTAGAACCAATTTTTTTGTCACCCTTAGCATTTTCGCTTATAGCGTCTAAAAGTGGGTGGAAAGGTAAAATCAAGTGTCCCTTACGGCTGATTTTCAAGTTGTTCACAGGATTTACTCCAATATTTCTCAATCCCTCTATCTCCTTTTTGAAGATAATAGGGTCAATTACAACACCATTACTAATGATATTTAAACAATCCGGATGAAAAATCCCTGAAGGTATAAGATGCAGAACATGTTTGCGTTGATTAAACTCCAAAGAGTGCCCTGCGTTCGGACCCCCTTGAAACCTTATAACTACGTCATAATTAGGAGTTAACACATCAACACCTTTTCCTTTGCCTTCGTCTCCCCATTGCAATCCAAGCAATACATCTATTTTGTTCATTGTTCTTATCTTTTCTTATTTTAATATAATGTTTAGACTTTGTTACAACAAAACACAAAAAAACATAAACGACTGATATTTAGCTGACTAAACCACAATCGTTTATTTAAATCAAACACTCGGTTTTGTCGCTCGAAGATAGCAATAATTTTGTATACAATTAATGATTTTGGTAATCGTTTTATCAACGTTTGATTAACTATTTGTACCTTTGCAAGCTAGTAGTCAACGTATCATGGAAAAACATAAAGCTGGTTTTGTAAATATTATAGGAAATCCCAATGTGGGCAAATCAACCTTAATGAATAGGTTGGTTGGCGAGAAGCTATCTATTATTACTCCCAAGGCACAAACCACGCGACACCGTATTTTTGGTATTATCAATGGAGACGATTTTCAGATTGTGATTTCCGATACACCGGGCATAATAAATCCGCACCACTCGCTACACAAAAGCATGATGCAATTTGTTGAAACAGCAATAAAAGATGCTGATATTGTGCTATATATGACTGATATTTATGATAATCCTGAAAAAAATCCCATTTACGTTGAAAAAGTTTCTAAAATAGATTTGCCCACATTGGTTATAATCAACAAAATAGACCTAAGTAATCAACTTGAGGTTGAAAAGAAGGTTGAGGAGTGGAAACGATTAATACCCAATGCCAGCGTACTTCCTGTATCGGCACAGTACAATATGAATGTGGATTTAGTGCTGAAATATATTTTAAATAATCTGCCCGATGGGGAAGCATACTATCCAAAAGATACGTTGACAGACAAAACAATGCGTTTTATTGTGTCAGAGTTAATTCGCGAAAAAATATTCTTAAATTACCAGAAAGAGATTCCATATAGCGTTGAAGTAGTTGTTGATAGTTATAAAGAGTCTGAAAAAATGGTACGTATTGAGGCAACAATATTTACCGAGCGCGAAAGTCAAAAACGGATTATTATTGGTCATAAAGGCGAGATGATAAAACGTGTAGGAATTGAGGCACGTGCTGATATTGAGGCATTTATAGAACAACACGTATTTTTGGGATTACACGTTAAAGTTGATCCCGATTGGAGAAACAATAGCCAACGTCTTGCGAGATTTGGCTACATTAATTAAACAATAAAGGACAAAACAGATGTCAGGAATAATTGCAATAGTTGGACGACCAAATGTCGGCAAATCAACACTTTTTAATAGATTAGTTGGCAGACGTGCTGCTATAGAAAATGAAGAGGCAGGCGTAACCCGCGACCGACATTACGGAAAATGTGAGTGGAATGGGGTAGAGTTTTCTCTTATAGATACTGGGGGTTATGTTGTTGGAAGTGAAGATGTTTTCGAGAGTGAAATAAGAAAACAGGTTTTGGTTGCTGTGGAAGAGGCTGATGCTCTGATTTTTGTTTTAGATGTACAAACTGGTGTAACAGACTTAGATACAGCTGTAGTTGATGTTTTAAGAAGATACCCCGACAAAAAAATATTTCCTGTTGTCAACAAAGTTGATAATAACGAACTTTTGTTGCAATCATACGACGCATATACGTTAGGATTCGAGAAAATATATCAAGTTAGCTCGCTAAGTGGTTATGGTACAGGAGATTTGCTCGATGACGTTGTCGAAGCACTACCAAAAGAGGTAAAGTCAGAGGATACAGACGATCTTCCACGTATAGCTATTGTTGGTCGTCCAAATGTTGGAAAATCCTCGTTAGTCAATCTTTTATTGGAAGACGAACGCTCGATTGTCACTCCAATTGCAGGAACCACGCGCGATTCCATACACACTCGCTTTAATAAATATGGACACGATTTTATACTTATCGATACCGCAGGACTAAGAAGAAAAGCCAAAGTGCACGACGATGTGGAATTTTATTCAGTAATGCGAACTATTAGAGTAATCGAAGATTGCGATGTTTGCGTACTTATGTTAGATGCGACCATTGGCATAGAAGCGCAAGATTTGTCGATTCTGAATGTAATATTGAAAAACCGTAAAGGATTAGTTGTGTTTGTCAATAAGTGGGATTTGGTCGAGAAAGAGAAGAACATTGACGTTGAATTTGAAAAAAGCATAAGACAGCGTACAGCGCCGTTTACAGATTACCCAATTCATTTTGTCTCTGCGCTGACAAAGCAGAGGGTTTTAAAATCGTTAGACTCTGTTGTGCAGGTATATGAAAACAGAAAACAGAAAATCCCCACTTCAAAACTTAACGATATAATGTTGCCTGAAATAGAGGCGTTTCCACCACCGGCAACTAAGGGTAAGTATATCAGAATAAAATATATAACTCAGCTTCCTACAAAAACACCGCAAATAGCTTTTTATTGCAATCTGCCACAATACGTTAAAGAGCCATACAGACGGTTCTTAGAGAATAAAATCAGAAGTCATTTTGATTTTTCGGGCGTGCCAATTGAGATTTATATGCGAAAGAAATAGTAACTTTGGTAAAGTTTTAAAGTAAATAACATGAATGTAATAATTGAAATAGCTAAATGGCTGTTGCCCTCACTGATGGTCTTTCTGGCAGTGTGGATTGTTTTTAATCACGTAAAGAATAGCGACAAACGGCGTTATGCCTATGAATTGCGATTAAAAGAGAAACGAGCTATCCTGCCCGCGAGGTTGCAAGCGCACGAAAGAATGATGTTGTTTCTTGAACGAATTAGTCCAGAAGCATTGATAATGCGACTACAACGACCAAATTTAACAGTACAGCAACTACACTCCATGCTTTTAAAAACGATACGGCAAGAGTGGGATCATAACGTTGCACAACAACTATATCTGTCTGACAAGGCGTGGACGTTAATTAAAAACTCACGCGAAAATATTGTAAAGCTAATAAACACCGAAGCCGGCAAATTAAAACCATCAGACCCTGCAATGCAATTAAGTCAAAAAATATTGGAGGAGTGTTCTGGCGAAAGACCCCTCACAGCCGATGCTATAAGACTACTTAAAGAAGAGGTTAGAAATCTGTTTTAATCAAATACTTCTAACCCTCTTTTTACTGTACGGCATATTTAATTAGTCGATAATGATATATAATTCTCGTATTCTTAATCTTTTAGATATTGAAATTCCTTTAATAGTTGCACCAATGTATCTCGTTACCAACGAAGATATGGTTATTGCAGCTTGTAATTCGGGTGCAACAGGTGCGATACCAGCAATGAATTGGGCAACTCCAGAGTTAATGCAGGAGGGGATAACGAAAATAAAGTCGCAAACAAATAAGCCTT
The DNA window shown above is from Bacteroidales bacterium and carries:
- a CDS encoding RecQ family ATP-dependent DNA helicase, with the translated sequence MNQYESILKEYWGYDKFRPLQLEIIESTCSGKDTLGLLPTGGGKSITFQVSALSKSGICIVVTPLIALMKDQVENLKNKNIKAYTIYSGQSKQEIDIMLNNCVYGDIKFLYVSPERLGTEIFKARVPDMNVNLIAVDEAHCISQWGYDFRPSYLKIANLRQLLPNIPVLALTATATSKVVDDIQDKLMFKQKNVFKKSFERKNLVYWVKESENKDNDLLKITKRNQGTGIVYVRNRRKTKETAEFLVRNGISADYYHAGLSPELRDLKQQEWMDDKTKVIVSTNAFGMGIDKSDVRYVVHLDLPDSLEAYFQEAGRGGRDEKKAHAILLYNRHDRAKLRQNLTNSYPEIDFIKDVYENVGAFLQIPIGAGKGGSYNFELGEFITKYKYSAVKALNALKILEMEGYIAVTEEVNIPPRVKFIVNRNDLYKFQVDKLQFDAFIKLLLRSYTGLFQEYAAVDEYVLASKAQCSVETVHEYLVTLDKMKIIDYIPRLDKPQIVMTEERLDIKSIYISKEHYDVRKNNYQEKIEAAIRYAESTQICRSRMLLEYFGDTSANNCGQCDICLKNRKNSVSVKSFGEIKEEILGLFDVKPMKLVNLVDELHYEENYILHVLQWLLDNNSIYKNSQGEYEKKKTK
- a CDS encoding DUF5063 domain-containing protein, encoding MDNSEINERLITEFVTMSAEYCRALNSLDQFTPHGFATFSLQLLPMLYVRAFSLPSFDDYDREAVEKFVTEEEWTRVKLQLSKLFGKNDKYAEQFTRFGDEATESLSENLADVYQDLKDFTQLIAFGIDDAIVEAVGEVKHNFEDYWGQRLLNALRAMHNLYFDNKFSKEPVFKVTEDY
- a CDS encoding 3'-5' exonuclease domain-containing protein 2, with translation MIDFDKEITRDIIDQLPLKSFEGEIVVVSDPSFLDEVVNEISKSKVLGFDTETRPVFKKGEKRNISLLQLYDGNRAYLFRINKMGFAEQLKEILQNKDIIKAGAAVHDDIKGLRKLSSFNPQGFVDLQKVANQFHINGISVRKLAARILEIKISKRQQLSNWDNDILEASQIRYAATDAWICYLLYFELKKMQEELGKNSNITTNKNRFNTTSNEQ
- a CDS encoding class I SAM-dependent rRNA methyltransferase, producing the protein MSNKYPTIIIKRGKEHAIKRRHPWIFTGAIDKYDKNLTDGSIVRIIDHGGEFLALGHFSDGPSIAVRIFAFEEAEINYTFWLNKVKAAHNLRMAMISRTPETNVYRLIHGEGDGLPGLIIDIYGDSAVVQFHSIGMWSEREHIKNALIEIYGGNLKTIYNKSSETMPAAFKDEVSDGFWLGADENGIVLEYGNKFIVDWIEGQKTGFFIDQRENRQLLKQYAAGRTVCNMFGYTGGFSVYALAGNALSVDTIDSSKTAVAKASQNVALNFPEANNHRAIEDNAFTYLSNFGSKYNLIILDPPAFAKHHGAIDNALKGYKRINQIAMEKIEPNGIIFTFSCSQAVSMAEFKKSVFVAAANAKRNVRILHQLSQPTDHPISIFHPEGEYLKGLVLHVE
- a CDS encoding adenylosuccinate synthase, with product MNKIDVLLGLQWGDEGKGKGVDVLTPNYDVVIRFQGGPNAGHSLEFNQRKHVLHLIPSGIFHPDCLNIISNGVVIDPIIFKKEIEGLRNIGVNPVNNLKISRKGHLILPFHPLLDAISENAKGDKKIGSTLKGIAPAYRDKIGREGLRVGDIERPDFKDKYYEARALYDSVLSPIKETLNLAEREEIFFNSLATMLEFEFIDSEYEINNLLNSNKRILAEGAQGAMLDIDFGSYPFVTSSNTTCGGACTGMGIAPHRIGEVIGIVKGYCTRVGSGPFPTELFDEAGQKLRDIGREYGSTTGRPRRCGWLDLVALKYVVMLNGVTQLLLTKSDVMDTFSEVKVCTKYIVEGKETDRFPFDTDRKIEPVYKTLKGWNSPINKVRNKKDFPKQFLEFVKFIEDFVNVPVAYISVGPDRDEIVTMR
- a CDS encoding GTPase Era; protein product: MEKHKAGFVNIIGNPNVGKSTLMNRLVGEKLSIITPKAQTTRHRIFGIINGDDFQIVISDTPGIINPHHSLHKSMMQFVETAIKDADIVLYMTDIYDNPEKNPIYVEKVSKIDLPTLVIINKIDLSNQLEVEKKVEEWKRLIPNASVLPVSAQYNMNVDLVLKYILNNLPDGEAYYPKDTLTDKTMRFIVSELIREKIFLNYQKEIPYSVEVVVDSYKESEKMVRIEATIFTERESQKRIIIGHKGEMIKRVGIEARADIEAFIEQHVFLGLHVKVDPDWRNNSQRLARFGYIN
- a CDS encoding ribosome biogenesis GTPase Der, which produces MSGIIAIVGRPNVGKSTLFNRLVGRRAAIENEEAGVTRDRHYGKCEWNGVEFSLIDTGGYVVGSEDVFESEIRKQVLVAVEEADALIFVLDVQTGVTDLDTAVVDVLRRYPDKKIFPVVNKVDNNELLLQSYDAYTLGFEKIYQVSSLSGYGTGDLLDDVVEALPKEVKSEDTDDLPRIAIVGRPNVGKSSLVNLLLEDERSIVTPIAGTTRDSIHTRFNKYGHDFILIDTAGLRRKAKVHDDVEFYSVMRTIRVIEDCDVCVLMLDATIGIEAQDLSILNVILKNRKGLVVFVNKWDLVEKEKNIDVEFEKSIRQRTAPFTDYPIHFVSALTKQRVLKSLDSVVQVYENRKQKIPTSKLNDIMLPEIEAFPPPATKGKYIRIKYITQLPTKTPQIAFYCNLPQYVKEPYRRFLENKIRSHFDFSGVPIEIYMRKK